Proteins encoded by one window of Lathyrus oleraceus cultivar Zhongwan6 chromosome 1, CAAS_Psat_ZW6_1.0, whole genome shotgun sequence:
- the LOC127107558 gene encoding uncharacterized protein LOC127107558, whose protein sequence is MIERTVAQNGLNTGLRRPNYTSPLSEYALQTELPRGCKIPKFTKFSGDTSEPPIEHIVRYMTEAGDLENSENLRMKYFPSSLTKNAFTWFTTLPPNSIDTWPHLERLFHEQFYMGQTKISLKELASIKRKFTEPIDDYLNRFRLLKSRCFTVVPEHELVEMAARGLDYSIRKKLDTQYLKDMAQLADRVRQVERLKVEKARANKNYKKERVTYVEVEDEESEISNDPYGLEEFEVDLAELKEAPPYACKLLTPSNGRNSVETEKNHRFPKKTYTFDVTKCDEIFDLLVKDGQMIVPPNTKIPPLEQRKKRGFCKYHNFLGHKTSQCFLFKDLIQNAIKDGRLKFADRGRNQMKVDADPLNIVDTNYAEPVEINMIDIGEVEAVKETGTEGYALDGKQVTDGLNNDVPFGISVKGEQIVVSKQRPLKV, encoded by the coding sequence ATGATAGAGAGAACCGTGGCCCAGAATGGTCTGAATACAGGACTTCGACGGCCAAATTATACCTCTCCTTTATCAGAATACGCCCTACAAACTGAATTACCAAGGGGTTGTAAAatccctaagttcaccaaattctcaggggacactagtgaaCCCCCTATAGAACACATAGTCAGATACATGACTGAGGCAGGGGATTTGGAGAACAGTGAGAACCTAAGAATGAAATATTTCCCCAGTTCTTTAACGAAGAATGCCTTCACGTGGTTTACAACTTTGCCACCAAATTCCATAGATACTTGGCCTCATTTGGAGAGATTatttcatgaacaattctacatgggccAAACTAAGATAAGTCTTAAGGAATTAGCCAGTATTAAAAGAAAATTCACTGAACCTATAGATGATTATCTGAATAGGTTCCGTTTGTTGAAATCTAGATGCTTTACAGTAGTACCTGAACATGaattggtcgaaatggccgctaGAGGGTTAGACTATTCCATTAGGAAAAAGTTAGATACCCAATATCTAAAAGATATGGCCCAATTAGCAGACAGGGTTCGACAGGTCGAACGTTTAAAAGTTGAAAAGGCCAGAGCAAATAAGAATTATAAGAAAGAAAGGGTAACTTATGTTGAAGTTGAAGATGAGGAGTCTGAAATTTCTAATGACCCTTACGGTCTCGAGGAATTCGAAGTAGATTTGGCCGAATTAAAAGAAGCACCACCTTATGCTTGTAAATTACTTACACCTTCGAATGGCAGGAACTCTGTCGAAACTGAAAAGAATCATAGATTCCCCAAAAAGACTTACACATTTGATGTTACCAAATGTGATGAAATCTTCGATTTATTAGTAAAAGATGGCCAAATGATAGTGCCTCCGAATACCAAAATTCCTCCGTTAGAACAACGGAAGAAAAGAGGCTTCTGTAAATATCATAATTTCTTAGGCCATAAAACCTCACAATGCTTTCTTTTCAAGGATCTTATTCAGAATGCAATTAAGGATGGCCGCCTCAAGTTTGCTGACAGGGGGAGAAACCAGATGAAGGTTGACGCTGACCCCCTCAACATTGTTGACACAAATTATGCTGAACCTGTCGAAATCAACATGATTGACATAGGGGAAGTGGAGGCTGTGAAGGAAACAGGAACTGAAGGCTATGCGCTAGATGGAAAGCAGGTTACTGATGGCCTAAATAATGATGTTCCCTTTGGAATTTCTGTCAAAGGTGAACAGATTGTTGTGTCGAAACAAAGGCCACTGAAGGTCTAA